Proteins encoded within one genomic window of Haladaptatus sp. QDMS2:
- a CDS encoding HAD family hydrolase, which yields MTAVDTILFDIDDTLCTYRRSAAEILDHSFDSTGIDPFFTVQDYFARFHEFTEADTIDELRANCFAAIATDGGYDADVGRNVAEAFAAERDHGDVVFLPGAQEALEALADHRLGIVTNGSPDMQTPKIESLGIGDHFDVVVHAGYDGPAKPSPDPFYTALDALDSAPERAVHVGNSLEADIPGAQAAGVGAIWVPDHTDATPTDYQPDYTVETLHDLIDRPWSA from the coding sequence ATGACTGCAGTCGACACGATTCTCTTCGATATCGACGACACCCTCTGTACCTATCGACGGTCTGCGGCCGAGATTCTCGACCACTCCTTCGACTCGACCGGCATCGACCCGTTCTTCACGGTCCAGGACTACTTCGCTCGCTTCCACGAGTTCACGGAAGCCGACACCATCGACGAACTGCGCGCGAACTGCTTCGCCGCCATCGCGACCGACGGTGGCTACGACGCCGACGTTGGTCGAAACGTCGCGGAGGCCTTTGCCGCCGAGCGCGACCACGGCGACGTGGTGTTTCTGCCGGGCGCACAGGAAGCCCTGGAGGCGCTGGCAGACCACCGCCTCGGCATCGTGACCAACGGGAGTCCGGACATGCAGACGCCGAAAATCGAGAGCCTCGGCATCGGCGACCACTTCGACGTGGTCGTCCACGCCGGGTACGACGGCCCTGCGAAACCGTCGCCCGACCCCTTTTATACGGCCTTAGACGCGCTCGATTCCGCTCCGGAACGGGCCGTCCACGTCGGCAACTCGCTCGAAGCGGACATTCCCGGCGCGCAGGCGGCGGGCGTCGGCGCAATCTGGGTGCCAGACCACACCGACGCGACGCCGACCGACTACCAGCCGGATTACACGGTCGAGACGCTCCACGACCTTATCGACAGGCCATGGTCTGCCTGA
- a CDS encoding GNAT family N-acetyltransferase, with protein MAAPVSICERLPSVDEFLALREAADMAPRSREAVERGLSNSVFGVVAVHDETDEVVGMGRIVGDDGSVYHICDMAVQPELQEQGIGSRIMDALMAYIEETAPPKAYVNLMADVDGFYERWGFERTAPASKGMYRRTE; from the coding sequence ATGGCAGCACCCGTCTCCATCTGCGAACGTCTCCCCTCGGTAGACGAATTTCTCGCGCTCCGCGAAGCCGCGGACATGGCTCCGCGCTCTCGGGAAGCGGTCGAACGAGGCCTCTCCAACTCGGTGTTCGGCGTCGTCGCCGTCCACGACGAGACTGATGAAGTGGTCGGCATGGGACGCATCGTCGGCGACGACGGGTCGGTCTACCACATCTGCGATATGGCCGTCCAACCGGAGTTACAGGAGCAGGGCATCGGGTCGCGAATCATGGACGCGCTGATGGCATACATCGAAGAAACCGCCCCACCGAAGGCATACGTCAACCTCATGGCCGACGTGGACGGCTTCTACGAACGCTGGGGGTTCGAACGCACGGCCCCCGCCTCGAAGGGGATGTATCGGCGAACCGAATAG
- a CDS encoding DUF488 family protein, giving the protein MAPAGTLSDTYLAAIQHDLAELPPESTLVGVVRKPTRWFSGAVDENIPELGPPDALLSETKIRQEDMKMQGFCDEEAHNAAWEDCDFEANYREHLQSGEAQEAMARLRERLDAGENLALVCFENTQKKRCHRTILREELDANR; this is encoded by the coding sequence ATGGCTCCCGCGGGAACTCTCTCCGATACGTACCTCGCCGCCATCCAGCACGACCTCGCGGAGCTTCCGCCCGAGTCCACGCTGGTCGGCGTCGTCAGAAAGCCGACGCGCTGGTTTTCCGGCGCGGTCGATGAGAACATCCCCGAACTCGGCCCGCCCGACGCACTGCTTTCGGAAACCAAAATCCGACAGGAGGACATGAAGATGCAGGGCTTCTGTGACGAGGAGGCGCACAACGCGGCGTGGGAGGACTGTGATTTCGAGGCGAACTACCGCGAACACCTCCAGTCGGGGGAGGCACAGGAGGCGATGGCTCGGCTGCGTGAACGTCTCGACGCGGGGGAAAACCTCGCGCTCGTCTGTTTCGAGAATACCCAAAAGAAGCGGTGTCACCGGACGATTCTCCGCGAAGAACTCGACGCGAATCGGTGA
- a CDS encoding GTPBP1 family GTP-binding protein yields the protein MSPDRAILESALKRGEQEDGNVEFKERLSKDLHLAGGRLESLAAQLRHRVLSGDGEALYVVGVTDDGGLAGLEPDAFAESMDVLSFLAEEAGAHIETVQTWGINGGIVGVATILEGAVLETDDEHIVVGTAGHVDHGKSTLVGSLVTGQSDDGEGGTRAYLDVQPHEVERGLSADLSYGVYGFTDEGPLRMHNPFRKEERAQIVERADRLVSFVDTVGHEPWLRTTIRGLVGQKLDYGLLVVAADDGPTKTTKEHLGVLLAMDLPTIVAITKADAVSDERVVEVEHEIERMLRMAGKTPLSVSRHGVEAAIEEINPQVIPILRTSSVTMAGLDLLDRMFEQLPKTAFGEGDFSMYVDRSYNVVGVGPVASGTIRSGTVDAGDELLLGPMADGTYREVEVRSIEMHYHRVDHAKAGRIVGIALKGVKEGDIQRGMVLVRRDAAPTAVREFEAEVMVLNHPTRIGDGYEPVIHLETISETVTFTPNEGQLLPGDTGKTRVRFKFRPYHVEVGQRFVFREGRSKGVGTVTKVVE from the coding sequence ATGAGCCCCGACCGGGCCATCCTCGAAAGCGCACTCAAACGCGGTGAACAGGAGGATGGGAACGTCGAGTTCAAAGAACGGCTCAGCAAGGACCTGCATCTGGCAGGTGGCCGGCTCGAAAGCCTCGCGGCGCAACTGCGCCACCGCGTCCTCTCGGGGGACGGCGAGGCGCTGTACGTCGTTGGCGTCACCGACGACGGCGGGCTGGCGGGCTTAGAACCCGACGCATTCGCGGAGTCGATGGACGTCCTCTCGTTTCTGGCAGAAGAGGCAGGCGCGCACATCGAGACGGTACAGACCTGGGGAATAAACGGCGGCATCGTCGGCGTCGCCACAATCCTCGAAGGCGCAGTTCTCGAAACCGACGACGAACACATCGTTGTCGGCACGGCAGGCCACGTAGACCACGGCAAGAGCACGCTCGTCGGGTCGCTCGTCACCGGCCAGTCGGACGACGGCGAGGGTGGCACGCGTGCCTATCTGGACGTCCAGCCACACGAAGTCGAACGCGGCCTCTCTGCTGACCTCTCCTACGGTGTCTACGGCTTCACCGACGAGGGGCCGCTCCGAATGCACAACCCGTTCAGAAAGGAGGAACGCGCCCAAATCGTCGAGCGAGCAGACCGCCTCGTCTCCTTCGTGGACACGGTCGGGCACGAACCGTGGCTCCGGACGACGATTCGTGGCCTCGTCGGGCAGAAACTCGACTACGGCCTGCTCGTCGTCGCCGCGGACGACGGCCCCACGAAGACGACGAAAGAACACCTCGGCGTCCTGCTCGCGATGGACCTCCCGACCATCGTCGCCATCACGAAAGCCGACGCCGTGAGCGACGAGCGCGTCGTCGAGGTCGAACACGAAATCGAGCGAATGCTCCGCATGGCCGGAAAGACGCCGCTCTCGGTGTCGCGCCACGGCGTCGAGGCCGCAATCGAGGAGATAAACCCGCAGGTCATCCCAATTCTGCGGACGAGTTCCGTGACGATGGCCGGCCTCGACCTGTTAGACCGGATGTTCGAACAGTTGCCGAAGACAGCCTTCGGCGAGGGTGACTTCTCGATGTACGTAGACCGCTCGTACAACGTCGTCGGCGTCGGCCCCGTCGCCTCGGGAACCATCCGGTCGGGGACGGTCGATGCGGGCGACGAGTTGCTGCTCGGGCCGATGGCAGACGGAACGTATCGAGAGGTGGAGGTGCGCTCTATCGAGATGCACTACCATCGCGTCGACCACGCGAAGGCCGGGCGAATCGTCGGCATCGCGCTCAAGGGGGTCAAAGAAGGAGACATCCAGCGCGGGATGGTGCTCGTCCGACGGGACGCCGCCCCGACCGCCGTCCGCGAGTTCGAAGCCGAGGTGATGGTGCTCAATCACCCGACGCGGATCGGCGACGGCTACGAACCAGTCATCCACCTAGAGACCATCAGCGAGACGGTGACGTTCACGCCAAACGAGGGGCAGTTGCTCCCCGGCGACACCGGGAAGACTCGCGTCCGCTTCAAGTTCCGTCCGTATCACGTCGAAGTCGGCCAGCGATTCGTCTTCCGTGAGGGCCGGAGCAAGGGCGTCGGGACGGTCACGAAGGTCGTCGAGTAA
- a CDS encoding phosphoglycolate phosphatase yields MVPPLVLDIDGTLSRADRSLDERVFPVIRGWDAPVVIATGKALPYPVGLCDFIGIPIRVIAENGGVVAAESLLEHLGNREGAQAVADEYVEAGYDLGWGKPDFVNRWRETEVAVSLDSPKEPLYEIAERHGLEVVDTGFAYHVKDTEMSKGKALTVAAAHLGLDPEDFVAIGDSENDVSTFEVVGRSFAMANADEQAKAAADSVTDGAYGDGFLEAIDQILA; encoded by the coding sequence ATGGTTCCGCCGCTCGTCCTCGACATCGACGGTACGCTGAGTCGTGCAGACCGGTCTCTCGACGAACGGGTGTTTCCCGTCATTCGCGGGTGGGACGCCCCCGTCGTCATCGCGACCGGGAAGGCCCTGCCGTACCCTGTCGGCCTCTGTGATTTCATCGGGATTCCGATTCGCGTCATCGCCGAAAACGGCGGTGTGGTTGCCGCAGAAAGCTTGCTCGAACACCTCGGCAACCGCGAGGGCGCACAGGCCGTCGCAGACGAGTACGTCGAAGCCGGCTACGACCTCGGCTGGGGGAAGCCGGACTTCGTCAACCGCTGGCGGGAGACGGAAGTCGCCGTCTCACTCGACTCGCCGAAAGAACCACTCTACGAAATCGCCGAACGACACGGCCTCGAAGTGGTCGATACGGGCTTTGCCTACCACGTAAAGGACACCGAGATGAGCAAGGGGAAGGCGCTCACCGTCGCGGCGGCCCACCTCGGCCTCGACCCCGAGGACTTCGTCGCAATCGGCGATTCTGAGAACGACGTGTCCACCTTCGAGGTCGTGGGCCGGTCGTTCGCCATGGCTAACGCTGACGAGCAGGCGAAGGCTGCGGCCGATTCGGTCACCGACGGGGCCTACGGCGACGGTTTTCTCGAAGCCATCGACCAGATTCTCGCGTAA
- a CDS encoding twin-arginine translocation signal domain-containing protein, with protein sequence MASRRNFLKAGGATFALASIGSLAGCTQLEDIGGNAGGPPSYSTWLYDPEAVLNVDNHLFASLNVQSFYENEEQLPPELFEGLEELDNEIDSVDVKAMKHVTAIGYAETDFSRGGMSMVVSGKFNGKAIVDEIEAEMENSGEELSKSTYEGYTLYSYETPYGYGMSGESEAVMSGTLAVGDENLLLGMLLDADVRAETTIKQMVQSDAGDVERYYDANDNARTLMMELGDATMAIGLNLEVSLLKDWVPDEEKEIKAVLDDLEAMGWGATINGETTENKIVLVYDEEEAASAENVEALIERMKEESEEFEENTAEITVSKDGRAVVVTTDVDTKSLWEDLEETDGGFMGGSGGSYVDGSSGSDVEVPAVSFSFEQNTDGTVTVTHQGGDHVTDVLYLEYVDDEGYDQFEFWMPSGSAIKAGDSHTTKYAVNAGTELTVLWTGPQGSSFETLGTFRAN encoded by the coding sequence ATGGCATCGCGACGAAACTTTTTGAAAGCCGGGGGAGCTACATTCGCACTCGCGTCCATTGGTTCTCTAGCAGGTTGCACGCAACTCGAAGACATTGGGGGGAATGCGGGAGGTCCGCCATCCTATTCGACGTGGTTATACGATCCAGAGGCAGTCCTCAACGTCGATAACCACCTGTTCGCCTCACTCAACGTCCAGAGCTTCTACGAGAACGAAGAACAGCTCCCACCAGAACTGTTCGAGGGGCTCGAAGAACTCGACAATGAGATCGACTCGGTCGACGTCAAGGCGATGAAGCACGTCACCGCAATCGGCTACGCGGAGACCGACTTCAGCCGCGGAGGCATGTCGATGGTCGTCTCGGGTAAGTTCAACGGCAAGGCCATCGTCGACGAAATCGAAGCCGAGATGGAGAACTCGGGTGAGGAACTCTCAAAGTCCACCTACGAGGGGTACACGCTCTACAGCTACGAGACGCCCTACGGCTACGGGATGTCCGGCGAGTCTGAGGCAGTCATGTCCGGCACCCTCGCCGTCGGCGACGAGAACCTGTTGCTCGGCATGCTCCTCGACGCTGACGTGCGCGCAGAGACGACCATCAAACAGATGGTCCAGTCCGACGCGGGCGACGTAGAGCGGTACTACGACGCGAACGACAACGCGAGGACGCTGATGATGGAACTCGGCGACGCGACGATGGCCATTGGCCTCAACCTCGAAGTCAGCCTCCTCAAGGACTGGGTCCCAGACGAGGAAAAGGAAATCAAGGCTGTTCTCGACGACTTAGAGGCGATGGGCTGGGGTGCGACCATCAACGGCGAGACGACCGAGAACAAAATCGTCCTCGTCTACGACGAAGAAGAGGCTGCGAGCGCCGAAAACGTCGAAGCCCTCATCGAGCGCATGAAAGAGGAATCCGAGGAGTTCGAGGAGAACACCGCGGAAATCACCGTGAGCAAGGACGGACGGGCAGTCGTCGTGACCACGGACGTGGACACCAAATCGCTCTGGGAAGACTTAGAGGAGACCGACGGCGGCTTCATGGGCGGCTCCGGCGGCAGCTACGTCGACGGCTCCAGTGGAAGCGACGTGGAAGTCCCCGCCGTCTCGTTCAGTTTCGAACAGAACACCGACGGGACGGTCACCGTCACCCACCAGGGTGGCGACCACGTGACCGACGTGCTCTATCTCGAGTACGTAGACGACGAGGGCTACGACCAGTTCGAGTTTTGGATGCCCTCGGGTAGCGCCATCAAGGCGGGCGACTCCCACACCACGAAGTACGCTGTGAACGCAGGGACGGAACTCACCGTCCTCTGGACCGGCCCACAGGGCTCGAGCTTCGAGACGCTCGGTACCTTCCGCGCGAACTGA
- a CDS encoding J domain-containing protein, giving the protein MTQSRLLIGLVSVFAGMTVLFLVLSFVFSPAMLVAAALFGATTYLLWFHASGKLQEQVHRQANAARRPPRQERGGFGAGPRQQWQGPRQGRRQGAQTRGRVGRPPSRNQQSLADAYRVLGLEPGADEASVKQAYRKRVKETHPDTERGSEEAFKRVTAAYERLSKN; this is encoded by the coding sequence GTGACACAGTCGCGGCTCCTCATCGGACTCGTCTCCGTCTTCGCGGGCATGACGGTGCTGTTTCTGGTGCTCAGTTTCGTCTTCTCGCCCGCGATGCTCGTGGCGGCGGCGCTGTTCGGTGCGACGACGTATCTGCTCTGGTTCCACGCGTCCGGGAAACTCCAGGAGCAGGTCCACCGACAGGCCAACGCGGCGCGACGCCCCCCGCGCCAGGAGCGCGGTGGCTTCGGTGCCGGCCCGCGCCAGCAGTGGCAGGGACCGAGACAGGGTAGAAGACAGGGGGCGCAAACCCGCGGGCGCGTGGGACGGCCGCCGTCGCGCAACCAACAGTCGCTCGCAGACGCCTACCGTGTGCTCGGCCTCGAACCCGGTGCAGACGAAGCAAGCGTGAAACAGGCCTACCGAAAACGCGTAAAGGAGACCCATCCCGACACCGAGCGCGGCAGCGAAGAGGCGTTCAAACGGGTGACCGCCGCGTACGAACGCCTCTCTAAAAATTAA
- the pyrF gene encoding orotidine-5'-phosphate decarboxylase: MTEAFFDWVARGIESKDSVVCVGLDADADRIPDHLQEYDLPRWAFNRRIIDATHEHAVAYKPNAAFYEDRDGWLALKETIAYAHGKDVPVLLDAKRGDIGNTARKYAKLLDDADAITVNPYMGRDTLEPFLSQAEKGVFVLCRTSNPGGADLQNLTLDSGEKLYERVAALADLWNANGNVGLVVGATTQEDLETVREQVPDIPFLVPGVGAQGGDAEAAVEFGLADGVGLVNSSRGIIFAGEGETFDKAAGEAAKRLKKRLNRYRP; the protein is encoded by the coding sequence ATGACCGAGGCCTTCTTCGACTGGGTTGCCCGGGGTATCGAATCCAAGGACAGCGTCGTGTGCGTGGGACTCGACGCGGACGCAGACCGCATCCCCGACCACCTTCAGGAGTACGACCTGCCCCGGTGGGCGTTCAACCGGCGCATCATCGACGCGACGCACGAACACGCCGTCGCGTACAAGCCGAACGCGGCGTTCTACGAGGACCGCGACGGGTGGTTGGCACTCAAAGAGACCATCGCGTACGCACACGGGAAGGACGTCCCCGTCCTCTTGGACGCGAAACGCGGCGACATCGGGAACACTGCCCGAAAGTACGCGAAGCTCTTAGACGACGCAGACGCCATCACGGTAAACCCCTACATGGGCCGCGACACGCTCGAACCGTTCCTCTCGCAGGCAGAAAAGGGCGTGTTCGTCCTCTGTCGCACCTCGAACCCCGGCGGAGCAGATTTACAGAACCTCACGCTCGACTCTGGCGAGAAACTCTACGAGCGCGTGGCCGCCCTCGCCGACCTCTGGAACGCCAATGGAAACGTCGGCCTCGTGGTGGGGGCGACGACGCAGGAGGACCTCGAAACCGTCCGCGAGCAGGTTCCGGACATTCCGTTTCTCGTCCCCGGCGTGGGCGCACAGGGTGGTGACGCCGAGGCGGCGGTCGAGTTCGGCCTCGCAGACGGCGTCGGCCTCGTAAACTCCTCGCGGGGTATTATCTTCGCTGGCGAGGGCGAAACGTTCGACAAAGCCGCCGGTGAGGCGGCAAAGCGGCTGAAAAAGCGGTTGAACCGATATCGTCCCTAA
- a CDS encoding HAD family hydrolase, with translation MIRAVGFDLDYTLAVPERDRQTLLHEAAAAVDAPQLSRQAYLDAHRRNLSNETREPIFADLLADHETQVSPADLSAAYRNAINNALVPVSGAKRLVDTLRKSYRVGLLTDGPIVAQQAKLERLGWQNLFDATLISGALPAGKPDGRAFRALLAELDAEPAETVYIGDHPDLDVQGAKEMAMYAVHVVGPDEEPSPVADAVIDRADLVETLPKVLKSF, from the coding sequence ATGATACGCGCGGTCGGGTTCGACCTCGACTATACCCTCGCCGTTCCGGAACGCGACCGACAGACGCTGCTTCACGAGGCCGCAGCGGCCGTCGATGCTCCCCAACTCTCTCGGCAGGCCTATCTGGACGCCCACCGACGCAACCTCTCGAACGAGACGCGCGAACCCATCTTCGCAGACCTCCTCGCCGACCACGAAACGCAGGTTTCGCCCGCCGACCTCTCTGCGGCCTACCGGAACGCAATCAATAACGCGCTCGTCCCGGTGTCGGGTGCGAAGCGGCTGGTCGATACCCTCCGGAAATCCTACCGCGTCGGTCTCCTCACCGACGGCCCCATCGTCGCCCAGCAGGCGAAACTGGAACGGCTCGGCTGGCAGAACCTCTTCGACGCGACGCTCATCAGCGGGGCGCTTCCCGCTGGCAAACCCGACGGGCGCGCCTTCCGCGCGCTGCTCGCTGAACTCGACGCGGAACCGGCGGAGACCGTCTACATCGGTGACCATCCCGACCTCGACGTGCAGGGCGCGAAGGAAATGGCAATGTACGCGGTCCACGTCGTCGGCCCCGACGAGGAGCCATCTCCCGTCGCAGACGCGGTCATCGACCGCGCCGACCTGGTCGAGACGCTGCCGAAAGTGCTGAAATCGTTCTAA
- a CDS encoding DUF2240 family protein, whose translation MSLRVAAAAPFRTKGKRKLAESEFVVALSLDRDWFSPDQAKRLVDIAVSQGLLSRDDGTLICEFDPDDVTIPDNFAPDASLLQERSTFEKILDHLIADGHSKQEAVAAVNELQRELGVTIETAAVLFAHRRGVAVDAEAKAALGEL comes from the coding sequence ATGAGTCTCCGGGTAGCCGCCGCCGCACCGTTTCGCACGAAAGGAAAGCGCAAACTCGCAGAGAGCGAGTTCGTCGTCGCCCTCTCGCTCGACCGCGACTGGTTCTCTCCTGACCAGGCGAAACGGCTCGTGGACATCGCCGTGAGCCAGGGCCTGCTCAGCCGTGACGACGGCACGCTCATCTGTGAGTTCGACCCGGACGACGTGACGATTCCCGATAACTTCGCCCCCGACGCGAGTCTCCTTCAAGAGCGGTCTACCTTCGAGAAGATATTAGACCACCTCATCGCGGACGGTCACAGTAAACAGGAAGCCGTCGCCGCGGTCAACGAACTCCAGCGGGAGCTGGGCGTGACAATCGAGACGGCGGCCGTCCTCTTCGCCCACCGCCGAGGCGTCGCCGTGGACGCGGAAGCGAAGGCGGCGCTGGGAGAACTCTGA
- a CDS encoding 30S ribosomal protein S8e, with protein MKDQGRSMRKRTGGRRRPFRNKKKHELGRQPTETHVGEPKFRVVEGRGNTEKLRAIATNAVTIAKGDGSSVSATIQNVKENNSDPNYARRNIITKGAILVTNEGEVRVTSRPGQDGQVNGVIVE; from the coding sequence ATGAAAGACCAGGGACGCTCCATGCGCAAACGCACGGGTGGGCGACGTCGCCCGTTCCGTAACAAGAAAAAGCACGAACTCGGCCGCCAGCCGACCGAGACGCACGTCGGCGAGCCGAAGTTCCGCGTGGTCGAAGGCCGCGGGAACACCGAAAAGCTTCGCGCCATCGCGACGAACGCCGTCACCATCGCGAAGGGCGACGGCTCCTCCGTCTCCGCGACCATCCAGAACGTCAAAGAAAACAACTCCGACCCGAACTACGCCCGTCGTAACATCATCACGAAGGGCGCAATCCTCGTCACGAACGAGGGCGAAGTCCGCGTCACCTCCCGTCCCGGTCAGGACGGACAGGTAAACGGCGTCATCGTCGAATAA
- a CDS encoding phosphate uptake regulator PhoU: protein METRKVQITGGSTFTVSLPKSWATDNGIKAGSEVAFFKEDDSLVLTPNDDSTHIEGTLDIVGLKGDELMRAIVTMYVSGFDIITLETSRVTAEQRRAIRQATQGLVGLEVIEETADRVVLQDLLDSAELSVLNAITRMRLVALTMLKDAVVALVENDDDLARDVMERDDDVDRLWFMISRVFRSALRNPTAATEIGLPRETTFDYHSSARQLERIADHASKIANITLELGEIPEESASAIQTLYEDAATIVEMAMDALLEEDPERATRLANDASEQIGDIDEQTRNVDNLIRDLNPQRAQLLGLIVDSLSRSADYGGNIAETALQKAAPRP, encoded by the coding sequence ATGGAAACGCGGAAGGTGCAAATCACAGGAGGCTCGACATTCACCGTCTCGCTTCCCAAGTCGTGGGCGACGGACAATGGAATCAAAGCCGGCAGCGAAGTTGCGTTCTTCAAAGAAGACGATTCGCTGGTTCTCACGCCGAACGACGACTCGACCCACATCGAGGGAACCCTCGACATCGTCGGACTCAAAGGCGACGAACTCATGCGCGCCATCGTCACGATGTACGTAAGCGGGTTCGACATCATCACGCTCGAAACCTCTCGGGTCACGGCAGAACAGCGCCGGGCCATCCGGCAGGCCACGCAGGGACTCGTCGGCCTCGAAGTGATAGAGGAGACAGCAGACCGCGTGGTTCTCCAGGACCTCCTCGACTCTGCCGAGCTCTCGGTGCTAAACGCCATCACGCGTATGCGGCTCGTGGCCCTCACGATGCTCAAAGACGCCGTCGTCGCCCTCGTCGAAAACGACGACGACCTCGCCCGCGACGTGATGGAGCGTGACGACGACGTCGACCGCCTCTGGTTCATGATTTCTCGCGTCTTCCGCTCTGCACTGCGAAATCCGACGGCCGCCACGGAAATCGGCCTCCCCCGGGAGACGACGTTCGATTACCATTCGAGCGCCCGACAGCTCGAACGCATCGCGGACCACGCCTCGAAAATCGCGAACATCACGCTCGAACTCGGTGAGATTCCCGAGGAGTCCGCGAGCGCGATTCAGACGCTCTACGAGGACGCGGCGACCATCGTCGAGATGGCGATGGACGCACTCCTCGAAGAGGACCCAGAACGCGCCACCCGCCTCGCGAACGACGCGAGCGAGCAAATCGGCGACATCGACGAGCAGACCCGAAACGTGGACAACCTCATCCGCGACCTGAACCCACAACGCGCCCAGTTGCTCGGCCTCATCGTCGACTCACTTTCGCGGAGTGCCGACTACGGCGGCAATATCGCGGAGACGGCGTTGCAGAAGGCGGCCCCGCGCCCGTAA
- a CDS encoding PstS family phosphate ABC transporter substrate-binding protein translates to MADKPDFVSRRKFITATAGVGALSIAGCVSEGGSGDGQNNNGDNNTSEGGNGGNGELSGTVEIAGSSTVFPLAEAVSVEFRKEHPNVEFNIRSTGSGGGFSDFFCQDKTHFNNASRPMKDSEKQLCEDAGVEWLELNVATDALTVVVHNDADWVDCVTIEELKQIWEPNGATKWSDIRSEWPDKEFELYGAASTSGTFDYFTEAVIGEEGSHRQDYTATEKDRSIVQGVSGSQYAMGYFGFSYYYNNPDTVKALKIDNGDGCIEPSLETAKGGEYTPLARPLFTYPKKSALKEPHVAEFAKFFVEQSANQEIVANQVGYVPNTEEDMQKQLDKLTAAIEEVQG, encoded by the coding sequence ATGGCAGACAAACCTGACTTCGTTTCGCGTCGCAAATTTATCACCGCTACAGCAGGCGTCGGCGCACTGAGCATCGCAGGGTGTGTCAGTGAAGGTGGTTCCGGCGACGGGCAGAACAACAACGGCGACAACAACACGAGCGAAGGCGGCAATGGCGGCAACGGGGAACTCTCGGGTACGGTCGAAATTGCGGGTTCCTCCACTGTCTTCCCGCTCGCAGAGGCAGTCTCCGTCGAGTTCCGCAAAGAGCACCCGAACGTCGAGTTCAACATCCGCTCGACCGGGTCCGGTGGCGGCTTCAGCGACTTCTTCTGTCAGGACAAGACGCACTTCAACAACGCGTCCCGTCCGATGAAAGACAGCGAGAAGCAGCTCTGTGAAGACGCCGGTGTCGAGTGGCTCGAGTTGAACGTCGCGACTGACGCCCTCACCGTCGTCGTCCACAACGATGCCGACTGGGTCGACTGCGTGACCATCGAGGAACTCAAACAGATTTGGGAGCCAAACGGCGCGACCAAGTGGAGCGACATCCGCTCTGAGTGGCCAGACAAGGAGTTCGAACTCTACGGCGCAGCATCCACCTCCGGTACGTTCGACTACTTCACCGAGGCCGTCATCGGCGAAGAAGGCTCCCACCGTCAGGACTACACCGCGACCGAGAAAGACCGCTCCATCGTCCAGGGTGTCTCCGGCAGCCAGTACGCGATGGGTTACTTCGGCTTCTCGTACTACTACAACAACCCAGACACGGTGAAGGCGCTCAAAATCGACAACGGCGACGGCTGCATCGAGCCATCGCTCGAAACGGCCAAGGGTGGCGAATACACGCCGCTCGCCCGTCCGCTGTTCACCTACCCGAAAAAGAGCGCGCTCAAAGAGCCACACGTCGCCGAGTTCGCGAAGTTCTTCGTCGAGCAGAGCGCGAACCAGGAAATCGTCGCGAACCAGGTCGGCTACGTCCCGAACACCGAAGAGGACATGCAGAAACAACTCGACAAGCTGACCGCCGCAATCGAAGAAGTCCAGGGCTAA